The proteins below come from a single Archangium lipolyticum genomic window:
- a CDS encoding homoserine dehydrogenase, translated as MKEIGIALLGLGNVGLGTYRILANHAKDIERRLGARVRVRHVLVRTPGKSRPEDVPASLITQDIKTILNDPEVSVVVELMGGLDPSREYLEQAIASGRHVVTANKALLSSHGEALFSQALARGVDVHFEGAVCGGIPIIRTLREALASDRVESLTGIVNGTTNFILSAMADEGAAYGDALKRAQELGYAEADPTFDVSGMDAAQKLCLLASLAFSARVSPESILVEGITSLTPVDISYGREAGYVLKLLARARRAPDGMDVRVHPAFIPAASPLADVRSAFNAVLLQSVALGASLYSGRGAGDMPTGSAVVSDIIDTCRNLLAGVSGRLPLPCAPHVQEVPLLPSGERRGPMYLRFSVSDEPGVLGRIASVLGEKGVSINSVLQRPPRPQDTHATIVVFTHDTREADVIAAVRWIDSLSSTRAPTQLIRIEEGPGVLL; from the coding sequence ATGAAGGAGATCGGCATCGCCCTGCTGGGACTGGGCAACGTGGGACTGGGGACGTACCGGATCCTCGCCAACCACGCGAAGGACATCGAGCGGCGTCTGGGGGCGCGCGTCCGCGTGCGCCACGTGCTGGTGCGCACCCCGGGCAAGTCGCGGCCCGAGGACGTGCCCGCCTCGCTCATCACCCAGGACATCAAGACGATCCTGAATGATCCCGAGGTCTCGGTGGTGGTGGAGCTGATGGGTGGACTGGATCCCTCGCGCGAGTACCTCGAGCAGGCCATCGCCTCGGGCCGCCACGTGGTGACGGCGAACAAGGCGCTGCTGTCCTCGCATGGCGAGGCGCTCTTCTCGCAGGCGCTGGCGCGCGGGGTGGACGTGCACTTCGAGGGCGCCGTCTGTGGTGGCATCCCCATCATCCGCACGCTGCGCGAGGCGCTCGCGTCGGATCGGGTGGAGTCGCTCACCGGCATCGTCAACGGCACCACCAACTTCATCCTCTCGGCCATGGCGGACGAGGGTGCCGCGTACGGGGACGCGCTCAAGCGCGCGCAGGAGCTCGGCTACGCGGAGGCCGATCCCACGTTCGACGTGAGCGGCATGGACGCGGCGCAGAAGCTGTGCCTGCTGGCCTCGCTGGCCTTCTCCGCGCGCGTGTCCCCCGAGTCCATCCTCGTGGAGGGCATCACCAGCCTCACCCCCGTGGACATCTCCTACGGACGCGAGGCGGGCTATGTCCTCAAGCTGCTCGCCCGGGCGCGCCGCGCTCCCGACGGCATGGACGTGCGCGTGCACCCGGCCTTCATCCCCGCCGCGAGCCCCCTGGCGGACGTGCGCAGTGCCTTCAACGCGGTGCTGCTCCAGTCCGTGGCGCTCGGGGCCTCGCTCTACTCGGGCCGCGGTGCCGGGGACATGCCCACGGGCAGCGCGGTGGTGTCGGACATCATCGACACCTGCCGCAACCTCCTGGCGGGTGTCTCCGGACGTCTGCCGCTGCCGTGTGCGCCGCACGTGCAGGAGGTGCCCCTGCTGCCCTCCGGCGAGCGCCGCGGGCCCATGTACCTGCGCTTCTCCGTCAGCGACGAGCCGGGTGTGCTGGGCCGCATCGCCAGCGTGCTGGGTGAGAAGGGGGTGAGCATCAATTCGGTGCTCCAGCGCCCCCCGCGTCCCCAGGACACCCACGCCACCATCGTCGTCTTCACCCACGACACGCGCGAGGCGGATGTGATCGCCGCGGTGCGGTGGATCGACTCGCTGAGCAGCACACGTGCGCCCACCCAGCTCATCCGCATCGAGGAGGGGCCCGGGGTATTGCTGTAG
- a CDS encoding biotin--[acetyl-CoA-carboxylase] ligase — translation MGVAENAEQTQEELILGFLADGRDEYTSGEALSSKLGLSRTAVWKHVQALRGKGYRIDAVPARGYRLVDVPDRLTPLELSPLLSTHHLGQSIHFHESLPSTNEAAFRLAADGAEHGEVVITEQQTAGRGRRGRVWVSPKGLNLYFSAILRPELPPQRAPELTLVAAVALAEALRETDAEALIKWPNDVQIGGRKVAGILTELSAEPERVHFVVLGIGVNLNAGAEDFPPEVATTATSLSQALGRRVNRALFTASLWGRLEEWLDLHHEVGFDPVRQRWKELSSTLRQEVLVRTDRSELRGVAEDIDASGALLVRTAEGSLERVLAGDVEQLRPR, via the coding sequence ATGGGAGTCGCCGAGAACGCCGAGCAGACGCAGGAGGAGCTCATCCTCGGCTTCCTCGCGGACGGGCGTGACGAGTACACCTCGGGGGAGGCGCTCTCCTCCAAGCTGGGGCTGTCGCGCACCGCCGTGTGGAAGCACGTGCAGGCGCTGCGCGGCAAGGGCTACCGCATCGACGCCGTGCCCGCGCGGGGCTACCGGCTGGTGGACGTGCCGGATCGGCTCACGCCGCTGGAGCTGTCGCCGCTGTTGTCCACGCACCACCTCGGGCAGAGCATCCACTTCCACGAGTCGCTGCCCTCCACCAACGAGGCCGCCTTCCGGCTGGCCGCGGACGGGGCGGAGCATGGCGAGGTGGTCATCACCGAGCAGCAGACGGCCGGCAGGGGCCGCCGGGGCCGCGTCTGGGTGTCGCCCAAGGGACTGAACCTGTACTTCTCCGCCATCCTCCGGCCGGAGCTGCCACCCCAGCGGGCCCCCGAGCTCACCCTGGTGGCCGCCGTGGCCCTGGCCGAGGCGCTGCGCGAGACGGACGCCGAGGCCCTCATCAAGTGGCCCAACGATGTGCAGATTGGCGGCCGCAAGGTGGCGGGCATCCTCACCGAGCTGTCCGCGGAGCCCGAGCGGGTGCACTTCGTGGTGCTCGGCATCGGGGTGAACCTCAACGCGGGCGCCGAGGACTTCCCGCCCGAGGTGGCCACCACCGCCACCTCGCTCTCCCAGGCACTGGGCCGGCGTGTCAACCGCGCCCTCTTCACCGCCTCCCTCTGGGGCCGCCTGGAGGAGTGGTTGGATCTGCACCACGAGGTGGGTTTCGACCCGGTGCGCCAGCGCTGGAAGGAGCTGTCCTCCACGCTGCGTCAGGAGGTGCTGGTGCGTACCGACCGGTCGGAATTGCGCGGTGTGGCTGAAGACATCGACGCCTCGGGTGCACTCCTGGTGCGGACGGCGGAGGGCTCGCTGGAGCGTGTACTCGCCGGGGATGTGGAGCAGCTTCGGCCCCGCTAG
- a CDS encoding HTH domain-containing protein: MTFYEAALRVLESEGRPLTFLEITEKSIAQNLLSHVGKTPELTMLSRLAAMARRTRDRKVVVTAKDTFALADWALPEDVEALAQTGVMEAHPEDSLPPLRPTERHPEPRTDNVRVAGRGSERKQRRREDEEEGRGGRRRRFPPMPEVVFEILSEGEQSLRPEQLLEQIKTKELAAEDTTVEGLLTALLEDNQRRIDAGRRPQFALTNGEVTLERAGAPSEAPPLELQAAFAAALGIPLEDGRPVLPRAGAAAAASPEAQADAALLTTARTALKDARKAVARAVRKRLGELDVGTFEKSVVKMMHALGFRELKVAKRSKEGPLLTARKREGSVDLRFAIRMLKGTPSLDRKAVQELRKDLGHYSAQVGLLACAGDVRGDARTEAQASGSLVMLWCGDALGEKFLEAKAAVTVTTVELYDLDERFFEVAKLEADEAQKRREERQREKQAREEDEGGEETETRAAAAPAEADEEGQKRREQRREERQREREERREERRRERMAREQARAEGAEKPASPAVAPTEAAAPTGLSEEEQGEEGEDEEGEDEDLEAANAFVGGQPAEGATPGEGAAAGERKRRRRRRRGRRGRGGRGPEGAEAAPGAPGTTPGTPGEAVVAAEGAAAAAGVISAEGAVIAGAVAEASPEAAATAAGVGAEPSVSEATSTPGEGMRTAAEWQTPFPSVESAAPAEAQRTAAEEYARVAAEKAESVAEGARAPSTEPAPSDEPPPSGSGSPEGGTA; the protein is encoded by the coding sequence ATGACTTTTTATGAGGCCGCCCTCCGTGTGCTGGAGAGCGAAGGACGTCCCCTCACCTTCCTCGAGATCACCGAGAAGTCGATCGCCCAGAATCTGCTGTCCCACGTGGGTAAGACGCCCGAGCTGACGATGCTGTCGCGGCTCGCGGCGATGGCCCGCCGGACGCGCGATCGCAAGGTGGTGGTCACCGCCAAGGATACCTTCGCGCTCGCCGACTGGGCGCTGCCGGAGGATGTCGAGGCGCTGGCCCAGACGGGGGTGATGGAGGCGCATCCAGAGGACAGTCTGCCGCCCTTGCGGCCGACCGAGCGCCACCCGGAGCCGCGCACGGACAACGTGCGGGTCGCGGGCCGGGGCAGTGAGCGCAAGCAGCGCCGCCGGGAGGACGAGGAGGAGGGTCGGGGTGGCCGCCGCCGCCGCTTCCCGCCCATGCCGGAGGTGGTGTTCGAAATCCTCAGTGAGGGCGAGCAGTCGCTGCGCCCGGAGCAGCTCCTGGAGCAGATCAAGACCAAGGAGCTGGCCGCCGAGGACACCACGGTGGAGGGGCTGCTCACCGCGCTGCTGGAGGACAACCAGCGCCGGATCGACGCGGGCCGCCGGCCCCAGTTCGCCCTCACGAACGGAGAGGTGACGCTGGAGCGCGCCGGTGCGCCGAGCGAGGCGCCGCCGCTGGAGCTGCAGGCCGCCTTCGCCGCCGCGCTGGGGATTCCGCTCGAGGACGGGCGCCCGGTGCTGCCCAGGGCCGGTGCGGCCGCCGCCGCCAGCCCCGAGGCCCAGGCCGATGCCGCGCTGCTGACGACGGCACGCACGGCGCTCAAGGACGCGCGCAAGGCCGTGGCTCGCGCGGTGCGCAAGCGCCTCGGCGAGCTGGACGTGGGCACCTTCGAGAAGTCCGTCGTGAAGATGATGCACGCGCTGGGCTTCCGCGAGCTGAAGGTGGCCAAGCGCTCCAAGGAGGGCCCGCTGCTCACCGCCCGCAAGCGCGAGGGCAGCGTGGACCTGCGCTTCGCCATCCGCATGCTCAAGGGCACGCCTTCGCTGGACCGCAAGGCGGTGCAGGAGCTGCGCAAGGACCTTGGCCACTACTCGGCCCAGGTGGGTCTGCTGGCGTGCGCCGGGGACGTGCGCGGCGACGCCCGCACCGAGGCCCAGGCGAGTGGCTCGCTGGTGATGCTGTGGTGCGGTGACGCGCTCGGCGAGAAGTTCCTCGAGGCCAAGGCCGCGGTGACCGTCACCACGGTGGAGCTGTACGACCTGGACGAGCGCTTCTTCGAGGTGGCGAAGCTGGAGGCCGACGAGGCCCAGAAGCGCCGCGAGGAGCGCCAGCGCGAGAAGCAGGCCCGCGAGGAGGACGAGGGAGGCGAGGAGACGGAGACCCGCGCCGCCGCCGCGCCCGCCGAGGCCGACGAGGAGGGCCAGAAGCGTCGCGAGCAGCGCCGCGAGGAGCGTCAGCGCGAGCGTGAGGAACGCCGCGAGGAGCGCCGCCGCGAGCGGATGGCCCGTGAGCAGGCCCGTGCCGAGGGCGCGGAGAAGCCCGCGTCGCCCGCCGTCGCGCCCACCGAGGCCGCGGCCCCCACGGGCCTCTCCGAGGAGGAGCAGGGCGAGGAGGGTGAGGACGAGGAGGGCGAGGACGAGGATCTGGAGGCGGCGAACGCCTTCGTGGGTGGCCAGCCCGCCGAGGGGGCCACTCCGGGCGAGGGCGCGGCCGCGGGTGAGCGCAAGCGCCGCCGCCGCCGCCGCCGGGGCCGTCGCGGCCGGGGTGGCCGTGGACCCGAGGGCGCCGAGGCCGCTCCGGGGGCACCGGGGACGACCCCGGGAACGCCGGGTGAGGCCGTCGTCGCCGCCGAGGGAGCCGCCGCCGCCGCGGGGGTGATCTCTGCCGAGGGGGCCGTCATCGCCGGAGCCGTCGCCGAGGCCTCTCCAGAGGCCGCCGCCACCGCCGCCGGGGTTGGAGCCGAGCCCTCCGTGTCCGAGGCCACGTCGACCCCGGGTGAGGGCATGAGGACCGCCGCCGAGTGGCAGACGCCCTTCCCGAGCGTCGAGAGCGCCGCGCCGGCCGAGGCCCAGCGCACCGCCGCGGAGGAGTACGCCCGGGTAGCCGCCGAGAAGGCGGAGTCGGTCGCCGAGGGGGCCCGTGCGCCCTCGACGGAGCCGGCGCCCTCCGATGAGCCTCCTCCCTCGGGGAGCGGCTCGCCGGAGGGCGGAACGGCCTGA
- a CDS encoding sigma-70 family RNA polymerase sigma factor: MLDFRQNNRTKAEFEELALAHLDPLYSAALRLTKNERDAEDLVQDTCMRAYRFFDKFERGTNIKAWLFKILTNTFINRYRRKVKERSVVEGVEREAVHERFVSRDATDFAANPEQYFFDRLLSDDVLRAIDALPIDFRLVVILADLQEFSYKEIAEILECPVGTVMSRLFRGRKLLQKTLREYAEGSGVLRQESGEAEGVAANATPTSLDDYRRRKKVG; encoded by the coding sequence ATGCTGGACTTCAGGCAGAACAACCGGACGAAAGCGGAATTCGAGGAACTGGCGCTGGCCCACCTCGACCCCCTGTACTCCGCGGCCCTGAGGCTGACGAAGAACGAGCGGGACGCCGAGGACCTGGTGCAGGACACCTGCATGAGGGCCTACCGCTTTTTCGACAAGTTCGAGCGCGGCACCAACATCAAGGCCTGGCTCTTCAAGATCCTCACCAACACCTTCATCAACCGCTACCGGCGCAAGGTGAAGGAGCGCAGCGTGGTGGAGGGCGTGGAGCGCGAGGCGGTGCACGAGCGCTTCGTGAGCCGGGACGCGACGGACTTCGCGGCCAACCCCGAGCAGTATTTCTTCGATCGCCTCCTGTCGGATGACGTGCTGCGCGCCATCGACGCGCTGCCCATCGACTTCCGGCTGGTGGTCATCCTCGCGGACCTGCAGGAGTTCTCCTACAAGGAGATCGCCGAGATCCTCGAGTGCCCCGTGGGCACGGTGATGAGCCGGCTGTTCCGCGGACGCAAGCTGCTGCAGAAGACGCTGCGCGAGTACGCCGAGGGCAGTGGCGTGCTGCGTCAGGAAAGTGGCGAGGCCGAGGGCGTGGCCGCCAACGCAACGCCCACGAGCCTCGATGATTATCGTCGCAGGAAGAAGGTGGGGTAG
- a CDS encoding type III pantothenate kinase — MLLAIDVGNTNTVLGVYEGKRLLDHWRLETSARRTSDEYGILLRQLFQSSGIDPDGVKAVAVSSVVPPLQFNLERMSERYFKTRPMFVGPGVKTGMPILYDNPREVGADRIVNAVAAYDKHHRGLIVVDFGTATTLDAVTPRGEYLGGAICPGINISMEALFQNASKLPRVELARPPHVVGRNTVHSIQSGLFYGYVGMVDGICTRMQAELGFEVRVVATGGLAPLVASESKLIHEVDEFLTLEGLRIIYGRNHAA; from the coding sequence ATGCTTCTCGCCATCGACGTTGGCAACACCAACACGGTCCTCGGGGTGTACGAAGGCAAGCGCCTCCTGGACCACTGGCGCCTGGAGACGAGCGCCCGCCGCACCTCGGACGAGTACGGAATCCTGCTGCGCCAGCTCTTCCAGTCCAGTGGCATCGACCCGGACGGGGTGAAGGCGGTGGCGGTATCCAGCGTGGTGCCGCCGCTGCAGTTCAACCTGGAGCGGATGAGCGAGCGCTACTTCAAGACGCGCCCCATGTTCGTCGGGCCCGGCGTGAAGACGGGCATGCCCATCCTCTATGACAACCCCCGCGAGGTGGGCGCCGACCGCATCGTCAACGCGGTGGCCGCCTACGACAAGCACCACCGCGGCCTCATCGTCGTGGACTTCGGCACCGCCACCACCCTCGACGCGGTGACACCCAGGGGCGAGTACCTCGGCGGTGCCATCTGTCCCGGCATCAACATCTCCATGGAGGCGCTCTTCCAGAACGCCTCCAAGCTGCCCCGGGTGGAGCTCGCCCGGCCTCCGCACGTGGTGGGCCGCAACACCGTGCACTCCATCCAGTCCGGTCTCTTCTACGGCTACGTGGGCATGGTGGATGGCATCTGCACCCGCATGCAGGCGGAGCTCGGCTTCGAGGTGCGGGTGGTGGCCACCGGCGGCCTGGCGCCCCTGGTGGCCAGCGAGTCCAAGCTCATTCACGAAGTCGACGAGTTCCTCACGCTCGAGGGGCTCCGCATCATCTACGGAAGGAATCACGCCGCATGA
- a CDS encoding anti-sigma factor family protein has protein sequence MTCQELDSILYPYLDGEFQAEERLEVEAHLTGCAECARRVHEEARTLQSLRRAARQAMEKPRAPDALRARIHGGIRQQQRQVQQARWLRMSAAALVLLTAGGTWMTLRPERDVRFMEDAARRHAKKLPAEISGDSHEHVEAWFDGKLDHRVSVPRLPNAKLAGARISNVTDRPAAYISYERNTEKEGSPARRIGLFVFDDTHREVQAPPLPSVQVGSSLGYNVAVWREGEVVYELVTDLDETDIRRMLAEQGATGGKPSRPVSPDVAAMPVSLQP, from the coding sequence ATGACCTGCCAGGAACTCGATTCAATCCTCTACCCGTACCTCGACGGTGAGTTTCAAGCCGAAGAGCGGCTGGAAGTGGAAGCGCACCTCACCGGATGTGCCGAGTGCGCGCGGCGAGTGCACGAAGAGGCGCGGACGCTGCAGTCGCTGCGCCGGGCCGCGCGGCAGGCCATGGAGAAGCCCCGGGCCCCCGACGCCCTGCGCGCCCGCATCCACGGCGGCATCCGCCAGCAGCAGCGTCAGGTGCAGCAGGCCCGGTGGCTGCGCATGAGCGCCGCGGCCCTGGTGCTGCTGACGGCTGGCGGTACGTGGATGACCCTGCGGCCCGAGCGGGATGTGCGCTTCATGGAGGACGCCGCGCGGCGGCACGCCAAGAAGCTGCCGGCGGAGATCTCCGGTGACTCGCACGAGCACGTGGAGGCGTGGTTCGACGGGAAGCTGGATCACCGTGTCTCGGTGCCGCGGCTGCCCAACGCGAAGCTGGCGGGCGCGCGCATCTCCAACGTGACGGATCGCCCCGCCGCCTATATCAGCTACGAGCGCAACACGGAGAAGGAGGGCTCTCCGGCCAGGCGCATCGGCCTGTTCGTCTTCGACGACACGCACCGCGAGGTGCAGGCCCCTCCCCTGCCCTCCGTGCAGGTGGGCTCGAGCCTTGGCTACAACGTGGCCGTGTGGCGCGAGGGCGAGGTCGTCTACGAGCTGGTGACGGACCTCGACGAGACGGACATCCGCCGCATGCTCGCCGAGCAGGGTGCTACAGGTGGCAAGCCCTCGCGCCCGGTGTCGCCGGACGTGGCCGCCATGCCCGTGTCGCTGCAGCCCTGA
- a CDS encoding HEAT repeat domain-containing protein has product MKPGLLIVLVALSLGACRSRESRLPVEHVTLKGATVVDNGLLAWSASDIQELFTGMLRDSRRFELLEEGKRAKGAWSFSLELPFTRESLKDGGTYTFAEVGASLSLERRGPESVQRYQVVGIGEVRVEGKQPEARRKALREALRRALAQVAEAASLQMVAADRDDAALLIDLQSQDERVREFALRVLADRRNPAAAPLLIRQLQEEDAQTVRQAIGALVEMKARAAVPALIELVKDREIGFVQEVVFAIGEIGGTEAEAYLFTVAQGHDQPDVQAAAQQALDTLYAAHKLATPEARGTDRAEH; this is encoded by the coding sequence ATGAAGCCCGGCCTGCTCATCGTCCTGGTGGCCCTGTCGCTCGGCGCCTGCCGTTCCCGGGAGTCACGCCTTCCGGTGGAGCACGTCACGCTCAAGGGCGCGACGGTGGTGGACAACGGACTGCTCGCCTGGAGCGCGTCGGACATCCAGGAGCTCTTCACCGGCATGCTGCGCGACAGCCGCCGCTTCGAGCTGCTCGAGGAGGGCAAGCGCGCGAAGGGGGCGTGGTCGTTTTCGCTCGAGCTGCCCTTCACGCGCGAGTCGCTCAAGGATGGTGGCACGTACACCTTCGCCGAGGTGGGGGCCTCGCTGTCGCTGGAGCGGCGCGGGCCGGAGTCCGTTCAGCGCTACCAGGTGGTGGGCATCGGTGAGGTGCGGGTGGAGGGCAAGCAGCCGGAGGCCCGGCGCAAGGCCCTGCGCGAGGCACTCCGGCGGGCCCTGGCCCAGGTGGCCGAGGCCGCTTCGCTGCAGATGGTGGCGGCGGACCGGGACGACGCGGCGCTGCTGATTGATCTGCAGTCCCAGGACGAGCGGGTGCGCGAGTTCGCCCTGCGCGTGCTCGCGGACCGGCGCAACCCCGCGGCGGCGCCGCTGCTCATCCGCCAGTTGCAGGAAGAGGACGCGCAGACGGTGCGCCAGGCCATCGGGGCGCTGGTGGAGATGAAGGCGCGCGCGGCCGTTCCCGCGCTCATCGAGCTGGTGAAGGATCGGGAGATCGGCTTCGTGCAGGAGGTGGTCTTCGCCATCGGGGAGATCGGCGGCACGGAGGCGGAGGCGTACCTCTTCACGGTGGCCCAGGGGCACGACCAGCCGGACGTCCAGGCCGCGGCGCAGCAGGCGCTGGACACGCTCTACGCAGCACACAAGCTCGCCACTCCGGAGGCGCGCGGCACGGACCGCGCGGAACACTGA
- a CDS encoding response regulator, with the protein MSKNILIVESDTALSANLRQALEARGFAVQETTDGKGSVEQIRRDRPELVVLAVDLSAGQNGYLICGKLKKDDDLKTIPIVIIGNPDGFAQHRKLKAHADDYVAKPVNPDELVERVGTLIGFPELPAGEVVDDGLAFGGLDGLGEEPVQGEELAIEGEPLESHGDELALLDNDNPFGDPPVTGSLEEPVEAPPELGSPEDDFSGLDSLDGDSDNALDDLSADNDRTVVGYMPPAPTPAPTPAPAPVARPSLTTPAVTRPAATPAPAPAPVVAPTPVRPAIAVPATPRVTSTPAAPAMSAADAAELRNLRARVVELESALEDSRHQASTAESRVQELESELETKITELETAKASVGKNDSATLALREASNRKDREILRLKSELNQKEQEIVEQQDRLLALEQQANGASDEIARRDAELKTLKTKADQLMAERRRVEQQLTAAKEEARGATARATAMQAEVEQYQAQAGEVEELRARADQLDAELAAARSEADSLRAELDAVKEQSGQEADELRKRIAEMEESVARNEDRVARLYARIKSDEKLREKTKKALAIATQLLEEQPALEDDEEAVA; encoded by the coding sequence ATGTCCAAGAACATCCTCATCGTCGAAAGTGACACCGCCCTCTCCGCGAACCTGCGTCAGGCCCTGGAGGCCCGCGGCTTCGCGGTGCAGGAGACCACCGACGGCAAGGGCAGCGTGGAGCAGATCCGCCGCGACCGGCCGGAGCTGGTGGTGCTCGCGGTGGATCTGTCGGCGGGCCAGAATGGCTACCTCATCTGCGGCAAGCTGAAGAAGGACGACGATCTCAAGACGATCCCCATCGTCATCATCGGCAACCCGGACGGTTTCGCGCAGCACCGCAAGCTCAAGGCGCACGCGGACGACTACGTCGCCAAGCCGGTCAACCCCGACGAGCTGGTGGAGCGCGTGGGCACGCTGATCGGCTTCCCCGAGCTGCCCGCGGGTGAGGTCGTCGATGACGGTCTCGCCTTCGGCGGCCTGGACGGGCTGGGCGAGGAGCCGGTGCAGGGCGAGGAGCTCGCCATCGAGGGTGAGCCGCTGGAGAGCCACGGCGACGAGCTGGCGCTGCTCGACAACGACAACCCCTTCGGGGATCCGCCCGTGACGGGCAGCCTCGAGGAGCCGGTGGAGGCTCCGCCGGAGCTGGGCTCGCCCGAGGACGACTTCTCCGGTCTGGACAGCCTGGACGGTGATTCCGACAACGCCCTGGATGATCTCAGCGCGGACAATGATCGGACGGTGGTGGGCTACATGCCCCCGGCGCCCACTCCGGCTCCGACGCCCGCCCCGGCACCGGTGGCGCGCCCCTCCCTGACGACTCCGGCCGTGACGCGGCCGGCGGCGACTCCGGCACCTGCTCCGGCTCCGGTGGTGGCTCCCACGCCGGTCCGTCCCGCGATCGCCGTTCCCGCCACGCCCCGGGTCACGAGCACGCCAGCGGCCCCGGCCATGTCCGCGGCGGACGCGGCCGAGCTGCGCAACCTGCGTGCCCGCGTGGTCGAGCTGGAGAGCGCCCTGGAGGACTCGCGCCACCAGGCCAGCACCGCGGAGTCCCGGGTGCAGGAGCTCGAGTCCGAGCTGGAGACCAAGATCACCGAGCTGGAGACGGCGAAGGCGTCCGTCGGCAAGAACGACTCCGCCACCCTGGCGCTGCGTGAGGCCTCCAACCGGAAGGATCGGGAGATCCTCCGGCTGAAGTCGGAGCTGAACCAGAAGGAGCAGGAGATCGTCGAGCAGCAGGATCGGCTGCTGGCGCTGGAGCAGCAGGCCAACGGGGCCTCGGACGAGATCGCCCGCCGGGACGCGGAGCTGAAGACGCTGAAGACGAAGGCGGATCAGCTGATGGCGGAGAGGCGCCGGGTGGAGCAGCAGCTGACGGCGGCCAAGGAGGAGGCGCGAGGCGCCACGGCCCGGGCGACGGCGATGCAGGCGGAGGTGGAGCAGTACCAGGCGCAGGCGGGCGAGGTGGAGGAGCTGAGGGCACGCGCGGATCAGCTGGACGCGGAGCTGGCGGCGGCGCGGAGCGAGGCGGACAGCCTGAGAGCGGAGCTGGACGCGGTGAAGGAGCAGTCGGGCCAGGAGGCGGACGAGCTGCGCAAGCGCATCGCGGAGATGGAGGAGTCGGTGGCGCGCAACGAGGATCGGGTGGCGCGGCTCTACGCGCGCATCAAGTCCGACGAGAAACTGCGCGAGAAGACGAAGAAGGCGTTGGCGATCGCCACGCAGCTCCTGGAGGAGCAGCCGGCGCTCGAGGACGACGAAGAAGCAGTGGCCTGA
- the ald gene encoding alanine dehydrogenase has translation MIVGVPKEIKTREYRVGMVPAGVRALTSAGHTVLVETNAGVGSGIPDSEYQRVGAQIVQTADEVWKRAEMIVKVKEPIAPEYERIQEGQIIYTYFHLAGVDPELTRTLVKKKAAAVAYETIQLDDGSLPLLKPMSEVAGKMAIQVGAACLEKAHGGKGILLGGVPGVRRGRVAILGGGVVGTCAAKVAVGMGAEVTLLDINLERLTYLDDVFLGRVATLASDTESIAKSVREADLVVGGVLIPGGKAPKLVSEALIAEMSPGSVVVDVAVDQGGCIETCVPTTHDNPTFVKHGVVHYCVANMPGAVPQTSTFALTNTTRPYARKIADLGLVEAIKSDKALARGLNTYNGHVTYEAVAKDLGYNYVSITDAIGAKGR, from the coding sequence GTGATCGTCGGAGTTCCCAAGGAGATCAAGACCCGCGAGTACCGTGTCGGCATGGTTCCGGCGGGCGTCCGTGCTCTCACCAGCGCGGGCCACACGGTTCTGGTCGAGACGAACGCCGGCGTCGGCTCCGGCATCCCCGACTCGGAATATCAGCGCGTCGGTGCGCAGATCGTCCAGACCGCGGACGAGGTGTGGAAGCGCGCGGAGATGATCGTCAAGGTGAAGGAGCCCATCGCGCCCGAGTACGAGCGCATCCAGGAAGGGCAGATCATCTATACGTACTTCCACCTGGCCGGCGTGGACCCCGAGCTCACGCGCACGCTGGTGAAGAAGAAGGCCGCGGCCGTGGCCTACGAGACGATCCAGCTGGACGACGGCTCGCTGCCGCTGCTCAAGCCGATGTCCGAGGTGGCCGGCAAGATGGCCATCCAGGTCGGCGCCGCGTGCCTGGAGAAGGCGCACGGTGGCAAGGGCATCCTGCTGGGCGGCGTGCCCGGTGTGCGCCGCGGCCGCGTGGCCATCCTCGGCGGTGGCGTGGTCGGCACCTGCGCGGCGAAGGTCGCCGTGGGCATGGGCGCCGAGGTCACCCTGCTCGACATCAACCTCGAGCGCCTCACCTACCTGGATGACGTGTTCCTCGGCCGCGTGGCCACGCTGGCCTCCGACACCGAGAGCATCGCCAAGAGCGTGCGCGAGGCGGACCTCGTGGTCGGCGGCGTGCTCATCCCCGGTGGCAAGGCGCCCAAGCTCGTCTCCGAGGCCCTCATCGCCGAGATGAGCCCCGGCTCCGTGGTGGTGGACGTGGCGGTGGATCAGGGCGGCTGCATCGAGACGTGCGTGCCCACCACCCACGACAACCCCACCTTCGTGAAGCACGGCGTGGTGCACTACTGCGTGGCCAACATGCCCGGCGCGGTGCCCCAGACGTCCACCTTCGCCCTCACCAACACCACCCGGCCCTACGCCCGGAAGATCGCCGACCTGGGCCTCGTCGAGGCCATCAAGTCCGACAAGGCGCTGGCCCGCGGCCTCAACACCTACAACGGCCACGTCACCTACGAGGCCGTCGCCAAGGACCTCGGCTACAACTACGTGTCCATCACCGACGCCATCGGCGCCAAGGGCCGGTAG